A single window of Corythoichthys intestinalis isolate RoL2023-P3 chromosome 21, ASM3026506v1, whole genome shotgun sequence DNA harbors:
- the a1cf gene encoding APOBEC1 complementation factor isoform X2 translates to METNQKAGGEELAGAQKEAGLRALVQRTGYRLQQENGQRRYGGPPPGWDGPPPERGSEIFVGKLPRDLFEDELVPLCEKLGTIFEVRMMMDFNGNNRGYAFVTFANKQEARAATKQLNNYEIRSGRLLGVCPSVDNCRLFVGGIPKSKKRDEILAEMRKVTDGAVDVIVYPSAADKSKNRGFAFVEYDSHRAAAMARRKLLPGRIQLWGHAIAVDWAEPEVEVDEDTMAAVKILYVRNLMLHTSEESIHKEFDAIKAGAVERVKKIRDYAFVHFAERADAVAAMKALDGKVLDGSALEVTLAKPVDKDNYVRYTRGTGGRGGRGGRAASSLQDDYAALALGQVYDPTVAYLGAPVFYAPHAYTAAPPHFRFPPAKGQVAGRGLIRTPSVRGAAGVRGLGGRGYLSYAAGGGACRQGGAPKRGDDKLYDLLPGMELTPMTPAAVGPKAAALKPAPQVLEELCEKNSWGAPVYQLHSAIGPDQRQLFLYKVTIPALATQNPNVLPFTPSKLSAGVEEAKAHAAEHTLQTLGVAGEGAPDAALAAVAFPGYALAGPAPGGVASALKPAVSLSQDGVVAAAAYAAYEAYPAFAVAARHGGDAYGVF, encoded by the exons ATGGAAACCAATCAGAAGGCAGGAGGGGAAGAACTAGCGGGGGCGCAGAAGGAGGCCGGCCTAAGGGCTCTGGTGCAGAGGACGGGGTACCGCCTTCAGCAG GAGAATGGGCAGCGGCGCTACGGCGGGCCCCCGCCTGGTTGGGACGGACCCCCGCCGGAAAGAGGAAGCGAAATCTTCGTGGGGAAACTCCCGAGAGATCTCTTCGAGGATGAGCTGGTGCCGCTCTGCGAGAAG TTGGGTACCATCTTCGAGGTGAGGATGATGATGGACTTCAACGGCAACAACCGCGGTTACGCCTTTGTCACCTTCGCCAACAAGCAGGAAGCGCGCGCCGCCACCAAGCAGCTCAACAACTATGAGATCAG GAGCGGTCGCCTGCTGGGCGTGTGCCCCAGCGTAGACAATTGCCGACTGTTCGTGGGCGGCATCCCCAAGAGCAAGAAGCGCGACGAGATCTTGGCCGAGATGCGCAAGGTGACGGACGGAGCGGTGGACGTCATCGTCTATCCCAGCGCGGCGGACAAGAGCAAAAACAGAGGCTTCGCCTTCGTGGAGTACGACAGCCACCGCGCGGCGGCCATGGCGCGACGCAAGCTGTTGCCAG GTCGCATCCAGCTGTGGGGTCACGCCATCGCCGTGGACTGGGCCGAGCCCGAGGTGGAGGTGGACGAGGACACCATGGCCGCCGTCAAGATCCTCTACGTCAGGAACCTCATGCTGCACACCAGCGAGGAGAGCATTCACAAGGAGTTCGACGCCATCAAAGCCGGCGCGGTGGAGCGTGTCAAGAAGATCCGAGACTACGCCTTCGTCCATTTCGCCGAGCGCGCCGACGCCGTCGCCGCCATGAAGGCCCTCGACGGGAAG GTTCTGGACGGGTCGGCGCTGGAAGTGACGCTGGCCAAGCCGGTGGACAAGGACAATTACGTGCGCTACACCAGAGGCACGGGGGGACGAGGAGGCCGGGGAGGACGGGCCGCTTCGTCGCTGCAAGACGACTACGCCGCCCTCGCCTTGGGACAG GTGTACGACCCCACCGTGGCCTACCTCGGGGCACCGGTCTTCTATGCCCCGCACGCGTACACCGCCGCCCCGCCCCACTTCCGCTTCCCGCCCGCCAAAGGTCAGGTGGCGGGTCGCGGCTTGATCCGGACGCCGTCGGTTCGAG GGGCGGCGGGGGTGCGAGGGCTGGGCGGGCGGGGCTATCTTAGCTACGCCGCGGGAGGCGGCGCGTGCCGCCAGGGCGGCGCCCCCAAGAGGGGCGACGACAAGCTGTACGACCTCCTGCCCGGCATGGAGTTGACGCCCATGACGCCGGCCGCCGTCGGCCCCAAGGCCGCCGCCCTCAAGCCGGCGCCTCAG GTTCTAGAAGAGTTGTGCGAGAAGAACAGCTGGGGGGCGCCGGTGTACCAGCTGCACTCGGCCATCGGACCGGACCAGCGCCAACTCTTCTTGTACAAGGTCACCATCCCCGCGCTGGCCACGCAGAACCCCAACGT GCTACCGTTCACTCCGAGTAAGCTGAGCGCCGGCGTGGAGGAAGCCAAAGCGCACGCGGCCGAGCACACGCTGCAAACACTCGGGGTGGCCGGCGAGGGGGCCCCCGACGCCGCCCTGGCCGCGGTGGCCTTTCCAG GGTACGCGTTGGCCGGGCCGGCACCGGGGGGCGTGGCCTCCGCGCTGAAGCCGGCCGTCTCTTTGAGCCAGGACGGGGTGGTGGCCGCCGCGGCGTACGCCGCCTACGAGGCCTACCCCGCCTTCGCCGTGGCCGCCAGACACGGGGGCGACGCCTACGGTGTCTTTTGA
- the a1cf gene encoding APOBEC1 complementation factor isoform X1: METNQKAGGEELAGAQKEAGLRALVQRTGYRLQQENGQRRYGGPPPGWDGPPPERGSEIFVGKLPRDLFEDELVPLCEKLGTIFEVRMMMDFNGNNRGYAFVTFANKQEARAATKQLNNYEIRSGRLLGVCPSVDNCRLFVGGIPKSKKRDEILAEMRKVTDGAVDVIVYPSAADKSKNRGFAFVEYDSHRAAAMARRKLLPGRIQLWGHAIAVDWAEPEVEVDEDTMAAVKILYVRNLMLHTSEESIHKEFDAIKAGAVERVKKIRDYAFVHFAERADAVAAMKALDGKVLDGSALEVTLAKPVDKDNYVRYTRGTGGRGGRGGRAASSLQDDYAALALGQVYDPTVAYLGAPVFYAPHAYTAAPPHFRFPPAKGQVAGRGLIRTPSVREVYMSVPVGAAGVRGLGGRGYLSYAAGGGACRQGGAPKRGDDKLYDLLPGMELTPMTPAAVGPKAAALKPAPQVLEELCEKNSWGAPVYQLHSAIGPDQRQLFLYKVTIPALATQNPNVLPFTPSKLSAGVEEAKAHAAEHTLQTLGVAGEGAPDAALAAVAFPGYALAGPAPGGVASALKPAVSLSQDGVVAAAAYAAYEAYPAFAVAARHGGDAYGVF; encoded by the exons ATGGAAACCAATCAGAAGGCAGGAGGGGAAGAACTAGCGGGGGCGCAGAAGGAGGCCGGCCTAAGGGCTCTGGTGCAGAGGACGGGGTACCGCCTTCAGCAG GAGAATGGGCAGCGGCGCTACGGCGGGCCCCCGCCTGGTTGGGACGGACCCCCGCCGGAAAGAGGAAGCGAAATCTTCGTGGGGAAACTCCCGAGAGATCTCTTCGAGGATGAGCTGGTGCCGCTCTGCGAGAAG TTGGGTACCATCTTCGAGGTGAGGATGATGATGGACTTCAACGGCAACAACCGCGGTTACGCCTTTGTCACCTTCGCCAACAAGCAGGAAGCGCGCGCCGCCACCAAGCAGCTCAACAACTATGAGATCAG GAGCGGTCGCCTGCTGGGCGTGTGCCCCAGCGTAGACAATTGCCGACTGTTCGTGGGCGGCATCCCCAAGAGCAAGAAGCGCGACGAGATCTTGGCCGAGATGCGCAAGGTGACGGACGGAGCGGTGGACGTCATCGTCTATCCCAGCGCGGCGGACAAGAGCAAAAACAGAGGCTTCGCCTTCGTGGAGTACGACAGCCACCGCGCGGCGGCCATGGCGCGACGCAAGCTGTTGCCAG GTCGCATCCAGCTGTGGGGTCACGCCATCGCCGTGGACTGGGCCGAGCCCGAGGTGGAGGTGGACGAGGACACCATGGCCGCCGTCAAGATCCTCTACGTCAGGAACCTCATGCTGCACACCAGCGAGGAGAGCATTCACAAGGAGTTCGACGCCATCAAAGCCGGCGCGGTGGAGCGTGTCAAGAAGATCCGAGACTACGCCTTCGTCCATTTCGCCGAGCGCGCCGACGCCGTCGCCGCCATGAAGGCCCTCGACGGGAAG GTTCTGGACGGGTCGGCGCTGGAAGTGACGCTGGCCAAGCCGGTGGACAAGGACAATTACGTGCGCTACACCAGAGGCACGGGGGGACGAGGAGGCCGGGGAGGACGGGCCGCTTCGTCGCTGCAAGACGACTACGCCGCCCTCGCCTTGGGACAG GTGTACGACCCCACCGTGGCCTACCTCGGGGCACCGGTCTTCTATGCCCCGCACGCGTACACCGCCGCCCCGCCCCACTTCCGCTTCCCGCCCGCCAAAGGTCAGGTGGCGGGTCGCGGCTTGATCCGGACGCCGTCGGTTCGAG AAGTTTACATGAGTGTGCCTGTAGGGGCGGCGGGGGTGCGAGGGCTGGGCGGGCGGGGCTATCTTAGCTACGCCGCGGGAGGCGGCGCGTGCCGCCAGGGCGGCGCCCCCAAGAGGGGCGACGACAAGCTGTACGACCTCCTGCCCGGCATGGAGTTGACGCCCATGACGCCGGCCGCCGTCGGCCCCAAGGCCGCCGCCCTCAAGCCGGCGCCTCAG GTTCTAGAAGAGTTGTGCGAGAAGAACAGCTGGGGGGCGCCGGTGTACCAGCTGCACTCGGCCATCGGACCGGACCAGCGCCAACTCTTCTTGTACAAGGTCACCATCCCCGCGCTGGCCACGCAGAACCCCAACGT GCTACCGTTCACTCCGAGTAAGCTGAGCGCCGGCGTGGAGGAAGCCAAAGCGCACGCGGCCGAGCACACGCTGCAAACACTCGGGGTGGCCGGCGAGGGGGCCCCCGACGCCGCCCTGGCCGCGGTGGCCTTTCCAG GGTACGCGTTGGCCGGGCCGGCACCGGGGGGCGTGGCCTCCGCGCTGAAGCCGGCCGTCTCTTTGAGCCAGGACGGGGTGGTGGCCGCCGCGGCGTACGCCGCCTACGAGGCCTACCCCGCCTTCGCCGTGGCCGCCAGACACGGGGGCGACGCCTACGGTGTCTTTTGA
- the a1cf gene encoding APOBEC1 complementation factor isoform X3, whose protein sequence is METNQKAGGEELAGAQKEAGLRALVQRTGYRLQQENGQRRYGGPPPGWDGPPPERGSEIFVGKLPRDLFEDELVPLCEKLGTIFEVRMMMDFNGNNRGYAFVTFANKQEARAATKQLNNYEIRSGRLLGVCPSVDNCRLFVGGIPKSKKRDEILAEMRKVTDGAVDVIVYPSAADKSKNRGFAFVEYDSHRAAAMARRKLLPGRIQLWGHAIAVDWAEPEVEVDEDTMAAVKILYVRNLMLHTSEESIHKEFDAIKAGAVERVKKIRDYAFVHFAERADAVAAMKALDGKVLDGSALEVTLAKPVDKDNYVRYTRGTGGRGGRGGRAASSLQDDYAALALGQVYDPTVAYLGAPVFYAPHAYTAAPPHFRFPPAKGQVAGRGLIRTPSVREVYMSVPVGAAGVRGLGGRGYLSYAAGGGACRQGGAPKRGDDKLYDLLPGMELTPMTPAAVGPKAAALKPAPQVLEELCEKNSWGAPVYQLHSAIGPDQRQLFLYKVTIPALATQNPNVLPFTPSKLSAGVEEAKAHAAEHTLQTLGVAGEGAPDAALAAVAFPGM, encoded by the exons ATGGAAACCAATCAGAAGGCAGGAGGGGAAGAACTAGCGGGGGCGCAGAAGGAGGCCGGCCTAAGGGCTCTGGTGCAGAGGACGGGGTACCGCCTTCAGCAG GAGAATGGGCAGCGGCGCTACGGCGGGCCCCCGCCTGGTTGGGACGGACCCCCGCCGGAAAGAGGAAGCGAAATCTTCGTGGGGAAACTCCCGAGAGATCTCTTCGAGGATGAGCTGGTGCCGCTCTGCGAGAAG TTGGGTACCATCTTCGAGGTGAGGATGATGATGGACTTCAACGGCAACAACCGCGGTTACGCCTTTGTCACCTTCGCCAACAAGCAGGAAGCGCGCGCCGCCACCAAGCAGCTCAACAACTATGAGATCAG GAGCGGTCGCCTGCTGGGCGTGTGCCCCAGCGTAGACAATTGCCGACTGTTCGTGGGCGGCATCCCCAAGAGCAAGAAGCGCGACGAGATCTTGGCCGAGATGCGCAAGGTGACGGACGGAGCGGTGGACGTCATCGTCTATCCCAGCGCGGCGGACAAGAGCAAAAACAGAGGCTTCGCCTTCGTGGAGTACGACAGCCACCGCGCGGCGGCCATGGCGCGACGCAAGCTGTTGCCAG GTCGCATCCAGCTGTGGGGTCACGCCATCGCCGTGGACTGGGCCGAGCCCGAGGTGGAGGTGGACGAGGACACCATGGCCGCCGTCAAGATCCTCTACGTCAGGAACCTCATGCTGCACACCAGCGAGGAGAGCATTCACAAGGAGTTCGACGCCATCAAAGCCGGCGCGGTGGAGCGTGTCAAGAAGATCCGAGACTACGCCTTCGTCCATTTCGCCGAGCGCGCCGACGCCGTCGCCGCCATGAAGGCCCTCGACGGGAAG GTTCTGGACGGGTCGGCGCTGGAAGTGACGCTGGCCAAGCCGGTGGACAAGGACAATTACGTGCGCTACACCAGAGGCACGGGGGGACGAGGAGGCCGGGGAGGACGGGCCGCTTCGTCGCTGCAAGACGACTACGCCGCCCTCGCCTTGGGACAG GTGTACGACCCCACCGTGGCCTACCTCGGGGCACCGGTCTTCTATGCCCCGCACGCGTACACCGCCGCCCCGCCCCACTTCCGCTTCCCGCCCGCCAAAGGTCAGGTGGCGGGTCGCGGCTTGATCCGGACGCCGTCGGTTCGAG AAGTTTACATGAGTGTGCCTGTAGGGGCGGCGGGGGTGCGAGGGCTGGGCGGGCGGGGCTATCTTAGCTACGCCGCGGGAGGCGGCGCGTGCCGCCAGGGCGGCGCCCCCAAGAGGGGCGACGACAAGCTGTACGACCTCCTGCCCGGCATGGAGTTGACGCCCATGACGCCGGCCGCCGTCGGCCCCAAGGCCGCCGCCCTCAAGCCGGCGCCTCAG GTTCTAGAAGAGTTGTGCGAGAAGAACAGCTGGGGGGCGCCGGTGTACCAGCTGCACTCGGCCATCGGACCGGACCAGCGCCAACTCTTCTTGTACAAGGTCACCATCCCCGCGCTGGCCACGCAGAACCCCAACGT GCTACCGTTCACTCCGAGTAAGCTGAGCGCCGGCGTGGAGGAAGCCAAAGCGCACGCGGCCGAGCACACGCTGCAAACACTCGGGGTGGCCGGCGAGGGGGCCCCCGACGCCGCCCTGGCCGCGGTGGCCTTTCCAGGTATGTGA
- the LOC130909771 gene encoding uncharacterized protein LOC130909771 isoform X1: MSGRLADLRSFSVRTCGTFPFFRVVKRHSPDEVSFSRLRLADFDAVGTLGVGGFGRVQLVRDGGEEGRFACSLACGFESGPSCDRSVDGKGCPIGRPSRFKRTERASLCSGAAEERADADVRHESSEEAAADFGPPAGAGALREDHHEPDALPLRGQVVPDLQGQQIPLHADGGLPRRRALDASQKQGSFGGLRGSLLPGVRAAGLALPSRQRNRLQGPQARKRALGRRRLRQAGGLRFGQKDRRREDGQDVDLLRDARLHGTRGHPQQRPRHLRRPLVSRRPALSTPRRQSSVLRRRRRADVQRGAPGPERAGVPRANRPGRRRSHPEVVQVSEDEARPSEPFAKGASPSAETSPRREWERWTTTASGNSGERPVPFRSADRGSHRRRRRLVCERSWFEGFDWDGLDGGTLTPPVIPDVSSATDTGNFDPFPADGEEEPPDDDSGWDRDF; this comes from the exons ATGAGCGGACGTCTCGCCGATCTCCGCTCCTTTTCCGTCAGGACTTGCGGGACCTTCCCGTTCTTCCGCGTGGTCAAACGGCACAG CCCCGACGAGGTTTCCTTCTCCCGCCTGCGGCTCGCCGATTTCGACGCGGTCGGGACGCTCGGCGTCGGAGGTTTCGGACGCGTTCAGCTGGTACGGGACGGCGGAGAAGAAGGCCGCTTTGCGTGTTCTTTAGCGTGCGGGTTTGAGTCGGGCCCTAGTTGTGACCGGAGCGTCGACGGCAAGGGATGTCCGATCGGCAGGCCCTCTCGCTTCAAACGGACGGAACGGGCGTCTTTGTGTTCAGGTGCAGCTGAAGAGCGAGCGGACGCGGACGTTCGCCATGAAAGTTCTGAAGAAGCGGCAGCTGACTTTGGCCCACCAGCGGGAGCAGGTGCGCTCCGAGAAGACCATCATGAGCCAGACGCGCTGCCGCTTCGTGGTCAG GTTGTACCGGACCTTCAAGGACAGCAAATACCTCTACATGCTGACGGAGGCCTGCCTCGGCGGCGAGCTCTGGACGCTTCTCAGAAAcag GGGTCATTTGGAGGACTCCGCGGCTCGCTTCTACCTGGCGTGCGTGCTGCGGGCCTTGCGCTACCTTCACGCCAGAGGAATCGTCTACAGGGACCTCAAGCCCGAAAACGTGCTCTTGGACGCCGGCGGTTACGCCAAGCTG GCGGACTTCGGTTTGGCCAAAAAGATCGGCGTCGGGAAGATGGCCAAGACGTGGACCTTCTGCGGGACGCCCGACTACATGGCACCCGAGGTCATCCTCAACAAAGGCCACGACACCTCCGCCGACCTTTGGTCTCTCGGCGTCCTGCTCTTTCAACTCCTCGCCGGCAG TCCTCCGTTCTGCGGCGCAGACGACGCGCAGACGTACAGCGCGGCGCTCCGGGGCCTGAGCGCGCTGGAGTTCCCCGAGCGAATCGGCCCGGACGCCGGCGATCTCATCCGGAAGTTGTGCAGGTGAGCGAGGACGAAGCCCGCCCGAGCGAGCCCTTTGCAAAGGGAGCGTCTCCCTCGGCAGAGACGAGCCCTCGGAGAGAGTGGGAACGCTGGACGACGACGGCGTCTGGAAACAGCGGTGAGCGTCCCGTCCCCTTTAGGAGCGCCGATCGAGGCTCTCATCGGCGGCGGCGGCGCCTTGTGTGTGAGCGCAGCTGGTTCGAGGGGTTCGACTGGGACGGCCTGGACGGAGGAACCTTGACGCCTCCCGTCATCCCCGAC GTTTCGTCGGCGACCGACACGGGCAACTTTGACCCTTTTCCGGCAGACGGCGAGGAGGAGCCGCCGGACGACGACTCGGGATGGGACCGTGACTTCTAG
- the LOC130909771 gene encoding cGMP-dependent protein kinase 1-like isoform X2, producing the protein MSGRLADLRSFSVRTCGTFPFFRVVKRHSPDEVSFSRLRLADFDAVGTLGVGGFGRVQLVQLKSERTRTFAMKVLKKRQLTLAHQREQVRSEKTIMSQTRCRFVVRLYRTFKDSKYLYMLTEACLGGELWTLLRNRGHLEDSAARFYLACVLRALRYLHARGIVYRDLKPENVLLDAGGYAKLADFGLAKKIGVGKMAKTWTFCGTPDYMAPEVILNKGHDTSADLWSLGVLLFQLLAGSPPFCGADDAQTYSAALRGLSALEFPERIGPDAGDLIRKLCRDEPSERVGTLDDDGVWKQRWFEGFDWDGLDGGTLTPPVIPDVSSATDTGNFDPFPADGEEEPPDDDSGWDRDF; encoded by the exons ATGAGCGGACGTCTCGCCGATCTCCGCTCCTTTTCCGTCAGGACTTGCGGGACCTTCCCGTTCTTCCGCGTGGTCAAACGGCACAG CCCCGACGAGGTTTCCTTCTCCCGCCTGCGGCTCGCCGATTTCGACGCGGTCGGGACGCTCGGCGTCGGAGGTTTCGGACGCGTTCAGCTG GTGCAGCTGAAGAGCGAGCGGACGCGGACGTTCGCCATGAAAGTTCTGAAGAAGCGGCAGCTGACTTTGGCCCACCAGCGGGAGCAGGTGCGCTCCGAGAAGACCATCATGAGCCAGACGCGCTGCCGCTTCGTGGTCAG GTTGTACCGGACCTTCAAGGACAGCAAATACCTCTACATGCTGACGGAGGCCTGCCTCGGCGGCGAGCTCTGGACGCTTCTCAGAAAcag GGGTCATTTGGAGGACTCCGCGGCTCGCTTCTACCTGGCGTGCGTGCTGCGGGCCTTGCGCTACCTTCACGCCAGAGGAATCGTCTACAGGGACCTCAAGCCCGAAAACGTGCTCTTGGACGCCGGCGGTTACGCCAAGCTG GCGGACTTCGGTTTGGCCAAAAAGATCGGCGTCGGGAAGATGGCCAAGACGTGGACCTTCTGCGGGACGCCCGACTACATGGCACCCGAGGTCATCCTCAACAAAGGCCACGACACCTCCGCCGACCTTTGGTCTCTCGGCGTCCTGCTCTTTCAACTCCTCGCCGGCAG TCCTCCGTTCTGCGGCGCAGACGACGCGCAGACGTACAGCGCGGCGCTCCGGGGCCTGAGCGCGCTGGAGTTCCCCGAGCGAATCGGCCCGGACGCCGGCGATCTCATCCGGAAGTTGTGCAG AGACGAGCCCTCGGAGAGAGTGGGAACGCTGGACGACGACGGCGTCTGGAAACAGCG CTGGTTCGAGGGGTTCGACTGGGACGGCCTGGACGGAGGAACCTTGACGCCTCCCGTCATCCCCGAC GTTTCGTCGGCGACCGACACGGGCAACTTTGACCCTTTTCCGGCAGACGGCGAGGAGGAGCCGCCGGACGACGACTCGGGATGGGACCGTGACTTCTAG